The sequence CGTCTCCGGGGGGAAGGCATTCTTTTAATTTTAGAAATTTGATTGAAGTTTTGTAGTTATTTTTTTTGATAATGCCTTTATTCAATAAGGGGATCGAGACCGTGAATCTTTCCACAAAAGAGCGGGACCGCCGCCATACAAGGCTACGCGCCGACATGGAGCGAGAAAATCTGGACATTCTCGTTGTCTATGGAAACAGCGGGCGCCAGGGGCCGCGCACCGGTAATCTGGCCTATGTGAGTAATTTCCGGTCGTTTTCGGGCCAGCAGGTGCTTGTGTTTCCGCTCAAGGGCGAGCCGGTTTTGTTCGTCGGGGTAGAGAACCAACGAATCGAGGCGAATCGGGCGGGGTGGATCGAAGACGTACGCTGCGAGGCGATGACGCCGGTGCCTACACAAGCATGTGACTATCTTAAGGAAATTTCTGACTCTGGAAAAAGAATTGGAATCTCGACCCTCTCCATCATCCCGTACACTTGGTATCAGGAGTTTCAGGACCAAGTGCCGGCGAAAGAGTGGGTTGATTCTGGTGCGATGGTATGGGAGCCAAGGCTCATTCAGAGCAGCGAGGAAATCGAGATGTCGCGCCACGCCGCGCATTTGGGCGATCGCATCTGGGAGCGGATTTGCGAGTTCGCCAAGGAAGGCGTCACCGAGCTCGATATCCGCGCGGAGATGGACAACGTGATCCTCCCCGACGGCGGGACAGAGAACTTCAACATGATGGGTCTCGCCAGCATGGCCAATGGCGGCGAGGCGCCTTGGGGCTACGTCATTCCCCAGACGAAAAGAGCCATGAAAATGGGCGATGCCCTATTGCTTGAAATTTCGCCTCGGGTCGAGGGTTATTGGAACCAGCTGGTGCGCGTCCTCTGCCTGGGGCCGGCGGAGCAATGGCTGATCGATGCCTATGATGTTGTGCGCGTTGCGCGGGACGCTGCGCTTGGGTGCCTCAAACCGGGCGAGCCGATGGTCGGGATGGTGAACGCCATGGACGAGGTATTTAAGATCAAAGGGTTTGAGGTGTGGCCCTTCGGACTGGTTCATATCACGGGGCTCGATCTGACCGATTACATGATTACGCCGAAATCCACCGGAACGATAGAGCCCGGAATGGTGATCACCGTGCATCCCATGTATCAATTGAGCCCAGATCGCCAGATATTTTGGGGCGAGTCTTATGTTGTAACTGATAGTGGTTTTGAGCAACTGAATCGTTGTTCCGATGAGTTGGCATGTCTCTAATGGACGTTGAGTCCGAGAATAGGAGAGAAAAGACAATGAAGAAAAAGTTGGTTTTAGCACTTGTTTTGGCAGTGTCCTTCATGTGGACCTCTGGAACGGTAAATGCAGCATCCAAGGGGAAGATTGTTCTGGGTATGGCGGGGAAGCTCACAACCTTTGACCCGCACAGATTCAGCTCTCTTCCGATTTCAATGCATCACCCGAACATTTTCGATACTTTGCTTGCACGTAAGGCGGACGGCAGCTTGGTTCCCCATCTAGCGAAAAGCTACAAGATGGCGAGCCCGAATGTCTGGGAGTTCAAGCTTCGTGAGGGGATCAATTTTAGTAATGGTGCACCGGTGAATTCAGAGGCCGTGAAGTTCAGCTTTGAGCGGATTTTAGACCGTAAGTTGAAGTCTAAGCAGTATAGTTACTTCAAAACTATCGAAAAGGTAGAAGCAGTTGATAAGTACACGGTTCGAATTCACACGAAAAAAGCGGACCCGATGCTTCCTCCAACTCTGGCTATCTACGGATTTATAGTTCCTCCCAAGTATTATAAAAAACACAACAAGAAATTCTTGGCTCGCAATCCTATTGGTAGCGGTCCCTACGTCTTGAAGAAATGGCGTAAGGGAGAGGAAGTGATTTACGAAGAAAATCCGAACGCTTGGAGAAAACCTAAGGTCAAGACAGCTGTCATTAAATTCATTCCCGAGTCGACCACGAGAGTATCAGCACTCATCTCGGGCGATGTGGATATGATTGATAACTTGCCTCCTGGTCTCCAGAGCCGTGTTAGGTCAAGCAGTGCTAAGGTTATCGCCAAGCAGTCTCCAAGGACTCACTATATCCTTATGGTCATCAAGAAAAATGCGCCTTGGAATGATGTTCGTGTGCGATTGGCTATGAACCTTGCCATAGATACAGCATCCATCACGAAGAATATTATGATGGGATTCGC comes from Nitrospinaceae bacterium and encodes:
- a CDS encoding aminopeptidase P family protein is translated as MNLSTKERDRRHTRLRADMERENLDILVVYGNSGRQGPRTGNLAYVSNFRSFSGQQVLVFPLKGEPVLFVGVENQRIEANRAGWIEDVRCEAMTPVPTQACDYLKEISDSGKRIGISTLSIIPYTWYQEFQDQVPAKEWVDSGAMVWEPRLIQSSEEIEMSRHAAHLGDRIWERICEFAKEGVTELDIRAEMDNVILPDGGTENFNMMGLASMANGGEAPWGYVIPQTKRAMKMGDALLLEISPRVEGYWNQLVRVLCLGPAEQWLIDAYDVVRVARDAALGCLKPGEPMVGMVNAMDEVFKIKGFEVWPFGLVHITGLDLTDYMITPKSTGTIEPGMVITVHPMYQLSPDRQIFWGESYVVTDSGFEQLNRCSDELACL